The nucleotide sequence GCGGGGCACCCTGCACAGCCTTCGGGGTCGGACTCGCCAATGTAGATAGGCAACTCGCGAAACTCCGGGAACGTGGCGATAATCCTTCCGTAGGTATCGATGGTCTTCAGCTGGTTGCGCAGGTTCATCTCGACGCGTCCCTGTTCATCGAGCCGGGTGGTGCCTTTGGCATGGAACGCGATGAAATCAAGCGGAGCTCCGATCTCACCGGTAGCGGCATTGAGGCCGGACCGGCAGTGCTCCAAGAAGGCTTCCATGAAGACATCACCGTTTTTCCAGCCGGGATCGGTGACGTGGGGACCGCCGACTTTTGCGCCGGGCAGAACCGACTTCACGCCGGCGGCGAAATGGTCGTAGAGCATGAAGAACTCTTCCATCGTGCCCTTCCAATAGGGCGATTCGGGTTCGTTCCACGGTTCCCACAGCCAGGATTCGGCGCGCTCGCGACCGTAACGGTCAACGGAATGCTGCGCCCACGCGGCGATGAGATTCTGCCATTTTCGGTAGTCCTTCGGCGGATAAAACGCGCCACCTGAAACCATGTCTTTGGGCAAACCGCGCCGCGTGAGTTGCGGCGTATAAGGATCGGGTTGAGAGGAGAGATCCTGGGGCATGAAGCCCGCTTGCACGAAGGGTTCGATACCGGGCTGCGTCAACTCGTCCATGATTGCGTCGATCATGGTCCAATCGTAAACGGGGTGACCGTTTTCGTCCTCGGTGTAGGCGTTGGTGCTCGACCATTTCAGTGCCAGCGTGCCGTCACCGCTGGTCAGCAAATGGTGAACCCGAATGCGGATCGGCAAGTCACTGAGTTCATTCAGTTCGCCGAGTAAATGGCGCCCCTCGGAAGTCAACGTGGTCCCGGCTTCGTCGTAACCGAAGTAGTTCCAAATCGGACGGAGTGGTTCGCCAACTGGTTCGTCGGCATGAACGGTGATCGTGATCGGTTCGGCGTTGATGCTGAGCGTGGGGAATACACTGACTCCCAGCAGCAGGAGGGGGGCGAGGGGTAGACGCATACGTGAATGTCGGCATCGCCATGCCTAATGTCGACGAGGCATGGTGTTTACCGTTAGCGGGACGGGGGCCTACGACACTGCGTCGACCGTGCTAGCTCAGCCAAAAACTGAAGTAGACGTAGATGCCGCCCACGAGCGCGAGCACCCCGACCGTGGCCCATACTTCGGGTGCGCCCCAAGAGGCGCGGTTCTCGGTCGCTTGTTCCGGCGTGATCGACGTGTAGGTCAGGCCCCGTAACTGCTCCGCGGACGGCGCGGGCGCGGTCAGTGAGGCAACGACCACGGTGATGATACTGATGAGAAACAGCCAACCGGAGGCGTAGAGAAAGTTGTAGGAACCGATGGCGTGAAGCAGACCGGAATCGCCAAATGCCCCGCCACCGTCCAACGCTTGCACGGTCAATTTGATCATGCCCAACACAAAGCCACTGGTAAGGCCAATGAATGCGCCACGGGCGTTGATGCGTTTGAAAAACAACCCGAGCAGGAACGTCGCGGTAATGGGCGGGGCGAGGTAGCCCTGCACACTCTGCAGGTATTGATAGAGGCCTCCGCCCGACACGTATTTCATGACCGGAATCCAAATCACGCCGAGCACGACCACACAGCCCGTCGCAAAACGACCGACGCGAACGAGCTCCTTTTCAGAGCGGTCGGGCCGCAGCTTGCTATAGATATCCACGGTAAACAGCGTGGCGCAGGAATTGAAGAGCGACGCCAACGAACTCATCAGCGCGGATAAAAGCCCCGCAACCACGATGCCACGCAGCCCGGCCGGCAGCAACGTCGCCACCATCGTCGGAAACACCATGTCTCCGTTGGTGGAACCGTCCGCTTTCGACGGAATGATCATGATGCCTTTGGTGTGCAGCGCATAACCGATCATACCGGGAATGAGAAAAACGAAAACCGGTAGGACCTTGAGGAATCCACCGAAAATCGCGCCGCGACGCGCATCGCGCAGGGATCGGGCGGCGAGGGTGCGTTGCACGATGTATTGGTCCGTGCACCAATACCAAATCCCGACGATTGGTGAGGCGATCATGATGCCGAGCCAGGGGAAGTCCGGGTCACTCATCGGCCGCCAGAGGGCGAAGTTGTCGGCGTTGGCCCCGAGCACAGTTTTGAGCTCTCCCCAGCCCCCGAGTTGTTGCAGTCCGAACAGGGTGATGAACACCGAGCCGAACAGTAGCAGCCCCGTCTGCGCCACTTCGGTGTAAAGCACCGCACGCAAACCGCCGATGACGGTGTAGATGCCGGTGAGCACGACGGTCGTCAGCGCGCCCACCCAAAAGGCGTTCTCCGGCGAACCAAAGGTGTCGGGTAACAACGTCATGAATACCACGGCACCGGCGTAGACGGTGACCGATACCTTGGTGAAGACGTAGGCGATCAGTGATACGATCGACAGGGTCCAACGTGACCGACTGTCGAAGCGGCGCTCCAAAAACTCCGGCATGGTGAACACGCCCGATCGGTAGTAAAACGGCACGAAGACCCAACCGAGCATGAGCATGATCCACGCATGCAGTTCCCAATGAGCCATGGCCATGCCACTGGAGGCCCCGTTGCCCGCCAGACCGACGATATGCTCGGAGCCGATGTTGGAAGCGAGCAACGAGCAACCGACCACAAACCACGGCACATTGCGCCCGGCGAGGAAGTAGTCGGTGGTGGTATCGGTCTTGCGCGAGCTATACCACGCGATGGTCGCGAGCACCACGAAGTAGGCGGCGATGATGATCCAATCGAGAGTAGTCATGGAAGGGGTAGGAGGGGGACGCGTCGATGGGCGCGTCCTGATTGGGGTTAAAACTCAGACATGGTGGGGAGCGATGGCGACGGCGCGCGACGTCCCGATAGGCGCGTGCAGGCTCGCGGCCTGCACGCGCAGTGAGCGTCACTCGACGATGGTCGACGTCGGCAGCGTGAGTTCGCGCACCCAGATATTGCGAAAAGCCATCGGGTTGCCGTGATCCTGCAGTTTGATGGGTAGGCGCGGCACGTGATACTTGTAACTGGGAAGCCCCCGCCACTCGGTCGGCCCGGCGAGATGCACGTCGAGTTGCGTGAGCACGCCGTTGTGAAAAACCGTCACGCGGGCGGGCGAGGTCAGTTTGCCGCCGGCGTCGAACCGGGGGGCGACGAACACGATGTCGTAGGTATTCCATTCACCGGGAGGTTGAGTCGCGTTCACCAAAGGTGGGTGTTGTTTGTAAACGGAGGAAGCGCCGCCGTTCACGTAGGTCGGGTTGCGGTGCGAATCGAGCACCTGCACCTCGTAACGCTCCATGAAGAACACGCCGCTGTTGCCGCGGCCCTGGCTCTTCCCGACGATGGGCAACGGGGCGCGCCATTCCAGGTGGAGTTGCACGTCGCCAAAGGCGGCTTGGGTGCGAATGTCTCCCGATTTGGGTTTAACGACCAAGGCGCCATCCACGAGATCCCACGGCGCTTTGCCGCCGTCGGGACCGGCCGATTCCCACGCATCGAGGGATGTTCCATCGAAGAGCACAATGGCATCGGATGGCACTTGTCCGGGTTGGGCGGATACGATGACGGGTTGGGGCGACCAATATTCCGTCATTTCCGGCGGCGGCAGTTCGTTTTGGCCGAAAAGCGGTGATCCAAGGAGGGCGAGGGCGAGCAGGCGGCAAGAGATGCGACGCATGATAAGGCGTAAATCAGAGTTAGGGGTTTGAACGCGAGAGGGTGAGCCCCATCAATGGACGGCTTGTCCTTATGAGTCGAGCGACCTGTTACCGTTGTTTTTGGCCCCAAGCCCATTGTTGGTGCGAACAAATCGTGCCGATGGGCACCGCCACGCGTTACGTGCTGCTGATGCACCCGAAGGAGTTTCGGCGGGAAAAGGCCAACACCGGGAGGCTCACGCACTTGTGCCTGAGTAATAGCGAGATCATCCAAGGCGTCGCGTTTGACGATCATCCGCGGGTCAAAGCCGTGCTGGCCGATCCGAGCAAGCACGTGGTGCTGCTTTATCCCGGCGACGAAGCCGTCAACCTGTCACTCTCGCCGACATCGCCCGTCACCCCGCCGGGGAAGGAGCTTGTCGTGCTGTTGCTCGACGCCACTTGGAGTTGCGCCCGCAAGATGTTGAAAATGAGTCCCTCGTTGCAGCGGTTGCCGCGGATCATGTTCACGCCGTCGACTCCCAGTCGCTACGTCATCAAGCAGCAGCCGTTCAACGGATGCCTTTCCACCCTGGAATCGGTCCACGAGGTGCTGACCGCCTTGGCCGCCCGGGGCGAAGACCGCTACGAGCTGCCGCGGCAATTGCTGGAGATTTTCGACCGGATGCAACAGTTCCAGATCAAGTGCGCGGTGGATCCGAATTTGGGAGGGTATCGACGTCAGCCCTACAAACCGGCCGGCGAACGCAAACCATTCACGGGGAAAAGCTCGCGCCGCCGCGCCAACTTGTTCCGGTTTGGCGATCAGCCCGAGGCGGAGGCGTCCGATTGAGTCCAGACACCATCGATGGAGCGCCAAAGTTTGCCGGTGGGGTTTTCGTTGCGCAACGAAGCGGGCAAGCGGTGTGGCCGCACGTGATCATAGCAGCGTAAAGCGCCGAACCGACGGAGCGAAGCCGGCATGCCGACAGCGGTAAACCCCGGATGGCCACCGGCCGGGAATGGTCCGCCGTGCATCATGGCCGGGGAAACGGCCACCCCGGTCGGCATTTTGTCATTCAGTAATCGGCCGATGCGCGGAGCGAGGATCGAGGAAATCCGCTCATAGAGCAGGTCGTCCGTTTGATCCGTCACGGAGTAAATCGATCCGGTGAGCGAAGCGTTCAGTCTTTGCGCAATCTGGACCAGTTCGGTGGAATTGGCCGCGACCACGACGAGTGCAGCGGGACCAAACATCTCGTTTTGAAAAACCGCCGGGTCGTTGAGAAACGTGCGACCGGAAACGCGGAGCAGCACGGGCGCGACAGTGAATCCGGTTTCCGCGGGAGTCGTGCCGCGAGCGACCATGAGTGCCCCGGCATGCAACAGCGCTTTGACGCTTGCCTTCAAGTGGGACGGCAGTGCGCGGGAGAGCATGGGGCCGAGGGTGGCGCCATCGAACCGTTTCGCTGCGGCCGCCAAAAATCGATCGAACCCCAACCCCTCCACCGTGAGCACCAAACCCGGGCTGGTGCAGAACTGTCCCGTGCCCTGATGGCAGGAGTCGCAAAACTCGTGGGCGATCTCCTCCGGCCGTTCAACCAGCGCTCCGGGTAAAATGGTGACCGGATTCACTCCGCTCATTTCAAAATAACCCGGTGTGCCGACCGCGTCGGCCGCCGCTTTGATTTTGCGCCCTGCGGTTTCGCTGCCGGTAAACCCAATGGCGCCCAGTCGCGAATCGCCGGCGAGACTCAGACCCACCTCGGGCGAACAATGGTAGAAAAGCTGAACCGTGGCGGGCGGGAGATGGGCGGCGGTTGCCGCGACCAGCGCGAGTTCGGCGAGGCGTTGGGTTGTGCCGGGGTGCGCCGGGTGCGATTTGGCGATCACGGCGTGACCGGTGGCAACGGCCGCGGCGAAATCTCCCCCGCAGATGCCGTTGTAGGCGAAAGGAAAGTTGTTCGGGCCCATCACCAGCACCGGTTTGGCCAACGACTCGAGACGCGAACGGATATCGTGGGCCGTGTCGATGGTCGGCATCGTCCAGTCCTCGGAACGCGCCGACTGTGCGGCATCGCGGAGCTGTTTAATGGTGCGAGGGATTTCAACTTCGAGGAGTCGCGGACGCCGGGGCAACCCGGTTTCACGATGAGCGAGAGTGGCGAGTTCCTCCGCATGCTCGTCGATGGCAGTGGCGTAGTTGTCCAGAAAAGAGGCCAGCGCGGTGGGGGCGGTGTTGGCGAGGGTGCGGGATGCCAATCCCGCCGCGTTAAGCAACCGATCGATGGTGGCTTGGCCGGAAAGCGGAAAGTAGGCGGTCAGGTCTTCACCCGTGCTGGGGTCGGCGGCTGAAAATGAATCGGTAGACTCCTCCGGGGACGTCCAAACCCCGTCGATCAGCAGCGGATGAAGTGGTTTCATGAGCAGACGATAGCAGGACTCCGCGTGAGAGCCAACGGTCGCGTCTTTTTGAGCGGCAAAAAAAACGCGGCCTCAGCGGGCCGCGTTTCGAAACAACTGAAAGGGAGAGGGCGGATTGTTCCGAATCAGGAAGCCACGTCGGCTTGGGTCCACGTGCCGTCGATCAGGCGCCAGATGACACCGTTCGGATTCTTGTCCTGAAGCGTCGCGGGTAATCGACCGGCACGGACGTTGTCGTAGCAACGCAGCGCACCGAAGCGACGTAGCGAGGCCGGGATGCCCACGGCCGTAAAGCCCGGGTGGCCTCCCGCCGGGAACGGACCGCCGTGCACCATGGCGGGCGAGACTGCGACTCCCGTGGGCATCTTGTCATTGAGCAAACGGCCCGCTTTGGCGGCGATGATCGGGACCAGACGATCGTAAAGTGCGTCGTCACTGCCGTCGGAGGCGGAGTAAAACGAGGCGGTGAGCGATGACTCCAGATGCTCGGCGACGGCAGCGAGTTCATCGGCATCGGCGGCGACCACAACAAGCGCGCCCGGTCCGAACATTTCGCGTTGGAAGGCCTTGGGATCACCGAGGAAAGTCGCACCGCTCACGCGGAGCAGGGCAGGTTGAGCGCGGAAACCGGGCTCCGTCGGCTGGGTGCCGCGACCCATCAGTTCGGCGCCATCCGCGACCAGGGCCTTGACGCTCGCATCGAGCTCGCCGGGCAGGGAAGGCACGAGCATCACACCGGATGGGGCCGCGTTAAAATTAGCCGCCGCCGTGGTGAGAAATGTTTCCGTATCGGCTCCGGCAATGGTGAGCAGCAGCCCCGGATTCGTGCAGAACTGACCGGTGCCCAACAGGCAGGAACCGCTGAACTCGGTGGCCAAATCCGCGGCTTTCTCGGCGAGCGCCCCCGGCAGGAACGCCACCGGATTGACACTGCTGAGCTCGAAGTAGGCGGGTTTACCCACGGCGTCGGCGGCGGCCTTGATTTTGCGACCGGCGCCTTCGCTGCCGGTGAAACCGATCGCGCCCAAACGCGGATCACTCGCCATGCGGTGGCCCTCGGCGTGGGAGGAACGGTAGTAGAGCTGAATCGTGGCAGTCGGCACGCCGGCGGTGGCCGTGGCGGCGAGCGCAATCTCGGCGAGACGTTTGCTGGTGCCGGGATGGGCGGGGTGCGCCTTGGCAATCACGGCGTGTCCGGTGGCAATGGCGGCCGCGAAATCGCCGCCCGCGATGCCATTGAAGGCGAACGGAAAATTGTTGGGGCCGATCACGAGAACGGGTTTGCCCAACGGTTCGAGTTGCGAGCGCAGGTTGTTGGCGGTGTCGATGACGGGTTGTTTCCAATCGCCCGCCCGTGCGGCGGCGGCGGCTTGCCGCAGCTGGCCGGTGGTGCGGGGGATTTCGACAACCTCCAGGCGCGGTTTAACCGGCAGACCGGTTTCAGTCGAAGCGAGGGCGGCCAACTCGTCGGTCGCGGCGGCAATGCCATCGGCATAGGCCTCCAAAAACGCCGCGATGGCGGTCGGGTCGGTTTCAGCAAGCGTTTGGCTCGCGCTCAAACCGGCGTCGAGCAGCGCGTCGATTTCGGCGCTCGAAGCCACGGGATACGTGTCGGGCAACAGCTCCCCCGTCGATGGATTGCTGGGTTGAAACGTGGATGCATCGGCGGGCGCGGAGCGCCATTCGCCGGCGATGAGCATGGGGTGTGCGGTCATAAATTGGTCAGTCAATGTAAGAACAAAGGATCGTAAAGGGAGCAGGCTGAATTGTGAGATGCCAGCGCCAAGCGCTAACTCGGTCCAACGCTTGCATGCCGCTTGCGCTTAACCATGAAGTGCAGGGTTTTTCGTGCTGCGACCGTGGGAAATCCCCGGGACGAAGAATGATTTCGTTCCGGCTAAGGCGGGGAACCTGCGCTGGCAAGAATCTGACCCATGAAGGTATTTTTTCGTAAACATGAGCGTCAATCGGCCGATGTCATTGATTATGAACAATTAGTCCGTTCGCCAACGCATCGTCTGGAGCTTCGGTTCCGTCATTGCGCTTATGCTCGTGATGGGGGTCTTCGCCTTCTACCGCATCGTGAAAATAGAACACGAGATCACCAGTCTCGAGACCGACTCCGTTCCCGGCCTCTATGGCGGCGCTCAGCTCATCACCAACTGGCTCGACATGTATGCACTCGCGGAACGTCACACGCGTGCGATCGACGATGCCGAGCAGGCCCAGATCGAGGTGCGATTGAATGAGCGTGTCATGCAGGCCGAAATGCTCCTGACCGCTTACGAATCCACGATTCGAAACGAGACCGACCGGGTGCTGTTCGAAACGTTCGAAGTGGAACTTCACACCTACGAAACAGTGCAGGCGGAACTACTGCGAATCAGTGCAAAGCACGACGACGCGGCGACCTCGGCTTTTGTAGTAAATGAACTCGAACCCCAATTCATCAAAGTCGAACGAGCGATCGAAGCATTGATGGACAATAGCAAGGCGGACATCGATGCTTCGACCGCGGTGATCAGCCATACGGTCGTTGCGACCGAGACCGGCCTGTTGGTGGTCATGGTCATCGTGCTTGCACTCGCCGTGTTTAGCGCGGTTTCGCTGGTTCGCGCGATCAACCAACCTTTACGCACACTGTTGGCCGTGACCGAAGCGATGCGCCAAGCAGACTTCACTCAACGCGCGCAACTGGCGCGCAACGATGAATTTCGAACCCTGGGCGACGGATTCAATCGTATGGCCGATGACCTCGCGGCGCTGGTCGGTCAGGTGAAAAATTCGGTGGTGCAGGTGAATACCTCAACGACCGAGATTTCCGCAACCGCTCGCGAACAACAGGCCACCGCGAGCGAAATCGCCGCCACAACCAGTGAAATCGGAGCCACTTCAAAAGAGATCTCGGCTACCTCCAAGGATTTGGTGCGGACGATGGGTGAAGTTTCTGATGTCGCTGATCAATCCGCTCAACTCGCCGACAGCGGACAGACCGGCTTGGCGCACATGGAAGAGACCATGCATCAAGTCATGGAGGCCGCCGGCGGCATCAAGTCCAAGTTGGCCATCCTTAACGAAAAGGCCCTCAACATCAACCAGGTCGTAACCACGATCACGAAGGTTGCCGACCAAACCAATCTCCTGTCCCTCAACGCTGCCATTGAGGCGGAAAAAGCCGGTGAATACGGCCGCGGATTCGCCGTCGTGGCGACCGAGATTCGCCGCCTGGCCGATCAAACCGCGATCGCGACCTATGATATCGAACAAATGGTCAAAGAGATGCAGTCAGCGGTTTCGGCCGGGGTGATGGGGATGGACAAGTTTTCCGAGGAAGTCCGGCGTGGCATGGACGACGTGCAGCAGGTCGGCGGGCAGCTGGCGCAGATCATCCAGCAAGTGCAGGCTCTCGCGCCCCGGGTCGAGGCAGTCAATGAAGGCATGCAAGCGCAGTCCACCGGCGCGGAGCAGATCAGCCAAGCGCTCGAACAGTTGAGCGAGGCAGCCCAGCAAACGGTCGACAGCCTGCGGCAGTCCGGCGAGGCGATCGACGGGCTGAACACGGTGTCGCGCGATTTGCGCGATGGTGTTTCCCGATTCAAACTCAGCCCCGCCGCGACGTCGGGAAAACCCGCCGGGCGCTGATCTCGCGGCGGCACTGCGACCAAATCAGCGGGAAATTTACCCGATGCTTTTCATTCTATTCCAACTCGATCGCGATCACTACGCCCTGGAGGCTTCCCGGGTCAAAGTCGTGCTGCCGTTGGTGCGGGTGAAACGAATTCCCGGCGCCGCAGACGGTGTGCAGGGGCTTTTCAACTACAGAGGACAACCCGTGCCCGTGATCGATTTGAGTCGAATGGCATTGGGGCGTCCGGCGCGGGAGAGCCTCAGCACCCGGCTCCTGGTCGTTTCCTACCGGGATCGCACCGGGGGGACTCGGCTGCTCGGACTCGTCGCCGAGTATGCCACGGAAACGCTGCGTCGCGATCCGGAGGATTTTGTGGAATCGGGACTTAAAAATGATGGTAGTCCCTACCTCGGTCCGGTGGCCAGGGACCCGCGGGGGTTGATTCAATGGGTGGAGGTTGATCGACTTTTATCAGCCGAAGTGCACGACCAACTATTCCCCCCGGGCACGGAGGTGGTGGCGTGAAAACGACCGAAATTGAGGACCTTCTCCGTCGCACGATGGGACTCGATGCGGCGTCCATCGGGAGTGAAAGTATTCGGCGAGCCGTAGCGCTGCGGCGGGAAATCCGTGGCGGCATTTCGCCGACGTCCTACGTGGAACAACTGCGCGAGAATCGAGAGGAATTGCAGGAGTTGATCGAGGAAGTGGTGGTGCCGGAGACTTGGTTCTTCCGCGATGCCGGGGCGTTCGAAGCGCTGACCCAAATGATGACGGAACGAAAAGCGTCCGGGGATGAGACAGCGTGGCCGTTGCGCGTGCTGAGCCTGCCGTGTTCAACCGGGGAGGAACCGTATTCCTTGGCGATGGCTTTGCTCGACGCCGGCCTGGAACCGGAATCGTTTTCCATCGATGCCATCGACATCAGTGCAAGGGCCCTGCAGCGCGCCCGTCTGGCGGTTTTCGGACGCAATTCCTTTCGAGGCGATCAACTCTCATTTCGCAACCGCTACTTCACCCCGGAAGGCTCGCGCTGGCAGTTGCGCGATCTCGTCCGTTCACGCGTGCGCTTCACGCGGGCGAATCTCCTGGGCGACACCCTGCCGGAGGTGGTGCGAGCCGCCGCCTATGACGTGATTTTTTGTCGAAACCTGCTCATCTACTTTGATCGCCCCACGCAGAACCGGAGCGTCTCGACGCTCACGGCATTGTTGGCACCAACCGGTTGTTTTTTTGTGGGCCCCTCGGAGACCGCGTTGATGCTGGATCACGGTTTTTCGGCCGTGAAATCGCCGCGGTCGTTTGCGTTTCGACGTGCCGAACCGCGGGTTTCCCAACCCGTCGTGCGTAACCGTGTGGCGGTAAAATCACGGTGCGCTCCGTCGCCGCCAAAGGTGCCTGCGGCGCGGGTGAAACGATTGCCATTCTCCCACCTCAAATCCCCGACGCCGCGATCAGCCGGACCCGTTGGCATGGCGGAGGCCATGCGCTTGGCCGACCAAGGCAAACTTGTCGAAGCGCGGGCGGCCGGTGAGCAAGTTTTGGAGCAACAAGGTCCTTCTGCGGCCGTTTTTTATGTGCTCGGTTTGGTGCGGGATGCCGCGGGTGACACGGTGAGTGCGATGGAGTTTTATCGCAAGGCGCTGTATCTCGAACCGCGCCACGCGGAAGCGTTGGTGCATCTCGCGATTTTGTTGGAAGAGCGGGGTGAGGTTGCCGGCGCGTCGCGTTTAATGGAACGCGTTCGTCGACTCGAAGCCAAGGTAGGGTCTTGAAATGAGTGTGCCTGAATCATCGTCCCGGATCCAGAATCTCGATACGTGTTGGAATCGCATCGGCGTGCGCGGCGACGGCTCCTGCGTTGAACTCGAACAGCACAGCCACTGTCGAAACTGTCCGGTGTATTCGGCTTCGGCGGTAAAATTGCTCGATGTCGGACTGCCCGCGGACCATCTCGATCATTGGGGACGTCACTTCGCGGAGGCGCTGCCCGAACGCACCACCAATTCACGGTCGTTCATGTTGTTCAGGATTGGCCCGGAATGGCTGGCGCTCCCTACGGCAGTGTGCCGGGAAGTAACGTCGGGACGGGCGGTGCATTCGCTGCCGCACCGGCGCAGCGGAGTCGTGCGCGGACTGATAAACCTACACGGCGCGCTGGTTGTATGCGTGTCTCTGGAAGCCGTATTGGGGTTGCAACCGTCGGGTTCCCGCAAATCCGGGAGCGCGGGCCGGATGCTGGTGATCGGTGCCGCCGGGCAGGCCTCGC is from Synoicihabitans lomoniglobus and encodes:
- a CDS encoding chemotaxis protein CheW, with the translated sequence MSVPESSSRIQNLDTCWNRIGVRGDGSCVELEQHSHCRNCPVYSASAVKLLDVGLPADHLDHWGRHFAEALPERTTNSRSFMLFRIGPEWLALPTAVCREVTSGRAVHSLPHRRSGVVRGLINLHGALVVCVSLEAVLGLQPSGSRKSGSAGRMLVIGAAGQASLALAVDEVHGLHRCRSEDLVPAPATVSKATSAHVSAVLPWRERSVGCVDELRLWQTLDRSLA
- a CDS encoding CheR family methyltransferase; its protein translation is MKTTEIEDLLRRTMGLDAASIGSESIRRAVALRREIRGGISPTSYVEQLRENREELQELIEEVVVPETWFFRDAGAFEALTQMMTERKASGDETAWPLRVLSLPCSTGEEPYSLAMALLDAGLEPESFSIDAIDISARALQRARLAVFGRNSFRGDQLSFRNRYFTPEGSRWQLRDLVRSRVRFTRANLLGDTLPEVVRAAAYDVIFCRNLLIYFDRPTQNRSVSTLTALLAPTGCFFVGPSETALMLDHGFSAVKSPRSFAFRRAEPRVSQPVVRNRVAVKSRCAPSPPKVPAARVKRLPFSHLKSPTPRSAGPVGMAEAMRLADQGKLVEARAAGEQVLEQQGPSAAVFYVLGLVRDAAGDTVSAMEFYRKALYLEPRHAEALVHLAILLEERGEVAGASRLMERVRRLEAKVGS